One region of Dissulfurirhabdus thermomarina genomic DNA includes:
- a CDS encoding biotin carboxylase N-terminal domain-containing protein produces MSKDRILIANRGEIAIRIMQACRDLGLDFVVVYTKEDEESLHVRLAQEGAKGRRAWRISNYRDPNDIFAVADVAKCTAIHPGYGFFSENFRFARRATLRNRPLVFIGPRWEVIRDLGSKINTKRRARELDIPVIPGSDRPIYNEIEAEELARELFYLQEEQGLRQPSILVKASAGGGGMGIEEVTHLDTFRSVYRRIQNYAKRQFGDEGVLIEQCLRDYHHLEVQLLCSRHGEVVHFGTRNCTIQSTGRQKRVEVAPGFDAGTFEYPFDADRVLRAIVDYSVRLATEVGYDSVGTWEWIVTRDGRPYLLEVNTRIQVENEISARISRIRGKKDPPNLIREQIRTALGERLGYAQKDISFQGTCIELRIVAEDTRRGFAPWCGTITRFEHPEHPWLTVHSHVPRDRPYKIPTEYDPNLALAIVWGEDTPQAQERARRYLSEVVMEGEGPDGGSILVNLDYLRERLDDILQFR; encoded by the coding sequence ATGAGCAAAGACCGCATCCTGATAGCCAACCGAGGCGAGATCGCCATCCGGATCATGCAGGCCTGCCGCGATCTCGGCCTCGACTTCGTGGTGGTCTACACGAAGGAAGACGAGGAATCCCTCCACGTCCGGCTGGCGCAGGAGGGAGCCAAGGGACGCCGCGCCTGGCGCATCTCCAACTACCGGGACCCCAACGACATCTTCGCGGTGGCCGACGTGGCCAAGTGTACCGCCATTCATCCCGGTTACGGGTTCTTCTCCGAGAACTTCCGGTTCGCCCGGCGGGCCACCCTCCGCAACCGGCCCCTGGTCTTCATCGGCCCCAGGTGGGAGGTGATCCGGGACCTCGGCAGCAAGATCAACACCAAGCGCCGGGCCCGGGAACTCGACATCCCGGTGATCCCCGGCTCGGACCGGCCCATCTACAACGAGATCGAGGCCGAGGAGCTGGCGCGGGAACTCTTCTACCTCCAGGAGGAGCAGGGGCTGCGCCAGCCGTCCATCCTCGTGAAGGCCTCGGCCGGCGGCGGGGGCATGGGAATCGAGGAGGTGACCCACCTCGACACCTTCCGGAGCGTCTACCGGCGCATCCAGAACTATGCCAAGCGGCAGTTCGGCGACGAGGGCGTGCTCATCGAGCAGTGCCTCAGGGACTATCACCACCTCGAGGTCCAGCTGCTGTGCAGCCGGCACGGCGAGGTGGTGCACTTCGGGACGCGCAACTGCACCATCCAGAGCACGGGACGGCAGAAACGGGTGGAGGTGGCCCCGGGTTTCGACGCCGGCACCTTCGAGTATCCCTTCGACGCGGACCGGGTCCTCCGGGCGATCGTGGACTACTCCGTCCGGCTGGCCACCGAGGTGGGCTACGACAGCGTGGGGACCTGGGAGTGGATCGTGACCCGGGACGGCCGTCCCTATCTCCTCGAGGTCAACACGCGGATCCAGGTGGAGAACGAGATATCGGCCCGCATCTCGCGGATTCGGGGGAAGAAGGACCCCCCGAACCTCATCCGGGAACAGATCCGGACCGCCCTCGGCGAACGGCTCGGCTACGCCCAGAAGGACATCTCCTTCCAGGGAACCTGCATCGAGCTCAGGATCGTGGCCGAGGACACCCGGCGGGGGTTCGCACCTTGGTGCGGCACCATCACCCGGTTCGAACATCCCGAGCACCCGTGGCTCACGGTGCATTCCCACGTGCCGCGGGACCGGCCCTACAAGATCCCGACGGAATACGATCCGAACCTCGCGCTGGCCATCGTCTGGGGGGAAGACACCCCCCAGGCCCAGGAGCGGGCGCGGCGGTATCTTTCCGAGGTGGTGATGGAAGGGGAGGGACCGGACGGAGGGAGCATCCTGGTCAACCTGGATTACCTGCGGGAGCGCCTGGACGACATCCTGCAATTCCGATGA
- a CDS encoding cupin domain-containing protein: MSLGIGEKLKRLRLANNLTQEELANRTGLTKGYISQLERDLTSPSLATLKDILDVFGESLADFFQEQTREPVVYRRSDRIQTSDSREDLRVELLVQASQRRDMEPVLLTLQPGAETWEDRPHQGQEFGFVLKGAATIQVGSRAYRVSRGDCFYFTADRRHKLRNTSDRETQILWVVTPPTF; the protein is encoded by the coding sequence ATGAGCCTTGGCATCGGGGAGAAACTCAAGCGGTTGCGGCTGGCCAACAACCTCACCCAGGAGGAGCTGGCCAACCGGACCGGCCTGACAAAGGGTTACATCAGCCAGCTGGAGCGGGACCTCACGTCCCCCTCCCTGGCCACCCTGAAGGACATCCTGGACGTCTTCGGCGAGAGCCTGGCCGATTTCTTCCAGGAACAGACCCGGGAGCCCGTGGTCTACCGGAGATCGGACCGGATCCAGACCTCCGACTCCCGGGAGGACCTGCGGGTGGAGCTCCTGGTACAGGCCTCGCAGCGCCGCGACATGGAGCCCGTCCTCCTCACGCTCCAGCCCGGCGCCGAGACCTGGGAGGACCGACCCCACCAGGGGCAGGAATTCGGCTTCGTGCTGAAGGGCGCGGCCACGATCCAGGTCGGCTCCCGGGCCTATCGGGTCTCGAGGGGAGACTGCTTCTACTTCACAGCGGACCGGCGCCACAAGTTGCGCAACACCAGCGACCGGGAGACTCAGATCCTGTGGGTGGTGACTCCCCCCACGTTCTAG
- the speD gene encoding adenosylmethionine decarboxylase, with protein sequence MQDIEYGFGQHLMLDGYGCNPKKLKDINGIYDFLSRYPDEIHMTKIMPPYVFKYSGQVPEDWGISGFVLIAESHISIHTFPEKMYLSLDIFSCKPFDAQAAIDHIKEIFEIEKVEIKILDRGHEFPKVIRRVQHFVRDERARMSA encoded by the coding sequence ATGCAGGACATCGAATACGGCTTCGGCCAACACCTCATGCTGGACGGGTACGGCTGCAACCCCAAAAAACTCAAGGACATCAACGGGATCTACGACTTTCTCAGCCGGTATCCCGACGAGATTCACATGACGAAGATCATGCCGCCCTACGTCTTCAAGTATTCCGGCCAGGTCCCCGAGGACTGGGGGATCTCCGGCTTCGTCCTCATCGCCGAGAGCCACATCAGCATCCACACCTTCCCGGAAAAGATGTACCTCAGCCTGGACATCTTCTCCTGCAAGCCCTTCGACGCCCAGGCGGCCATCGACCACATCAAGGAGATCTTCGAGATCGAAAAGGTGGAGATCAAGATCCTCGACCGGGGTCACGAGTTCCCCAAGGTGATCCGCCGGGTGCAGCACTTCGTCCGCGACGAGCGCGCCCGGATGTCCGCCTGA
- the speB gene encoding agmatinase: MTLAFLGPEGAVADPSRARIHFIPVPFDATTCYRPGARLGPSAILAASPHMEWYDEELDAEVWRLGLYTRPPLEPVLPPEAMIEAVRAAVSESLSVGAFPVVLGGEHSVTVGAVSALRERVGDLAVVQFDAHADLRENYQGSPYSHACVMRRIWDSARVRQVGIRSLSRPEMEFLRAEGRPPIWAREVKADCAGAVRRLLDGLPDIPVYVTIDLDCLDPAVMPAVGTPEPGGLSWDEILAFLRALAGTGRVAAFDVVELAPLPGLAAPEYTAARLVYKFLTYLFAPGPGRG; this comes from the coding sequence GTGACCCTCGCCTTTCTCGGGCCCGAAGGCGCCGTCGCGGATCCCTCGAGGGCCAGGATCCACTTCATCCCCGTCCCCTTCGACGCCACCACCTGCTACCGGCCCGGGGCTCGACTCGGGCCGTCGGCCATCCTGGCCGCCTCGCCCCACATGGAGTGGTACGACGAGGAGCTGGATGCGGAGGTCTGGCGCCTGGGCCTCTACACCCGGCCGCCCCTCGAGCCCGTCCTGCCCCCCGAGGCCATGATCGAGGCCGTTCGGGCCGCCGTATCCGAGTCCCTGTCGGTCGGGGCCTTCCCGGTGGTTCTCGGCGGAGAGCACAGCGTCACGGTGGGGGCGGTCTCCGCCCTGCGCGAGCGGGTGGGGGATCTCGCGGTGGTGCAGTTCGACGCCCACGCCGACCTCCGGGAGAACTACCAGGGCTCCCCCTACAGTCACGCCTGCGTCATGCGCCGGATCTGGGATTCGGCCCGGGTCCGGCAGGTGGGGATCCGATCCCTCTCCCGGCCGGAGATGGAATTTCTCAGGGCCGAGGGGCGCCCGCCCATCTGGGCCCGGGAGGTGAAGGCCGACTGCGCGGGGGCGGTCCGGCGGCTCCTGGACGGCCTCCCGGACATCCCCGTCTACGTCACCATCGACCTCGATTGCCTGGACCCCGCCGTGATGCCGGCGGTGGGGACCCCGGAACCCGGAGGGCTGTCCTGGGACGAGATCCTGGCCTTCCTCCGCGCCCTGGCCGGAACGGGCCGGGTGGCCGCCTTCGACGTGGTGGAACTCGCCCCGCTCCCGGGTCTCGCCGCCCCCGAATACACCGCGGCCCGCCTCGTCTACAAGTTTCTCACCTATCTCTTTGCACCCGGCCCGGGCCGAGGGTAA
- a CDS encoding metal ABC transporter ATP-binding protein, whose translation METETGRPVIEVEGVHHAFGSHLVLEDVSLRVDEGDFLAVIGPNGSGKSTLVKIILGLLRPRSGTVRLFGTPLAAFHDWHRVGYVPQKATHVDPLFPITASEVVGLGRLARARFPRWLGPADREAVRSALAAVGMSGHAATRIGELSGGQQQKVFIARALVNRPDILFLDEPTTGIDAESQGQFYDMLDRFNRRGLTIVLVTHDIGVVNKHVTKVACLNQRLVFHGSHAEFCSSPRAQALIPGDDHLVCHRH comes from the coding sequence ATGGAAACGGAGACCGGCCGACCGGTGATCGAGGTGGAAGGCGTCCACCACGCCTTCGGGTCTCACCTCGTCCTGGAGGATGTCTCGCTCCGCGTGGACGAGGGAGACTTCCTGGCCGTCATCGGCCCGAACGGTTCCGGGAAGTCCACCCTGGTGAAGATCATACTGGGGCTCCTGCGCCCCAGGTCAGGGACCGTCCGCCTCTTCGGGACGCCGCTCGCCGCCTTCCACGACTGGCACCGCGTGGGCTACGTCCCGCAGAAGGCCACCCACGTCGATCCCCTCTTCCCCATCACCGCCTCGGAGGTGGTGGGCCTCGGCCGCCTGGCCCGGGCCCGGTTCCCGCGGTGGCTCGGGCCGGCCGACCGTGAGGCGGTCCGGTCGGCCCTGGCGGCCGTGGGCATGTCCGGGCACGCCGCGACCCGCATCGGGGAACTCTCCGGCGGCCAGCAGCAGAAGGTCTTCATCGCCCGGGCCCTGGTGAACCGCCCCGACATCCTCTTCCTCGACGAACCCACCACGGGCATCGACGCCGAGTCCCAGGGACAGTTCTACGACATGCTGGACCGGTTCAACCGCCGGGGGCTCACCATCGTCCTCGTGACCCACGACATCGGCGTGGTGAACAAGCACGTCACCAAGGTGGCCTGCCTGAACCAGCGCCTGGTCTTCCACGGCTCCCACGCCGAGTTCTGCTCGTCGCCCCGGGCCCAGGCCCTCATCCCCGGAGACGATCACCTCGTCTGCCACCGGCACTAG
- the rtcA gene encoding RNA 3'-terminal phosphate cyclase: MAETWRIDGAQGEGGGQILRTGLALAVLAGRPVEFVNIRARRPKPGLRPQHLAAVRAAAAVCGAEVRGAEPGASKVYFAPGPVRPGSYRVDVGTAGSALLVLQTVLLPLACAPGPSRLEITGGTHVPWSPCFHYVDRVYRPVLAGMGFRFRIELRRWGWVPAGGGRVTCDITPPAARRPFAGGDGEAPVRVAGVSASSRLPPHVRERQARAAREALERRGVEARVETLEGPADSPGSLVFLWASGGGRWGGATALGARGKPAERVGAEAAAAMLDFLDSGADVDPHLADQLLLPAAAVPEPSRFTVARVTRHLATHAQVLRETGVAGIGWRSVPGGLVAVEIEPKIGKKLERYD; encoded by the coding sequence CTCCGGACCGGGCTCGCCCTCGCCGTGCTCGCCGGACGCCCGGTGGAGTTCGTCAACATCCGGGCCCGGCGGCCGAAGCCGGGACTCAGGCCCCAGCACCTGGCCGCCGTCCGGGCCGCAGCGGCCGTCTGCGGCGCCGAGGTCCGGGGGGCCGAACCGGGTGCCTCCAAGGTGTACTTCGCCCCCGGGCCCGTTCGGCCCGGATCCTACCGGGTCGACGTGGGCACGGCCGGGTCCGCCCTCCTGGTCCTCCAGACGGTGCTCCTGCCCCTGGCCTGCGCCCCCGGACCGTCCCGGCTGGAGATCACCGGCGGGACCCACGTCCCCTGGAGCCCGTGTTTCCACTACGTGGACCGGGTCTACCGCCCGGTCCTCGCCGGCATGGGATTCCGGTTCCGGATCGAACTCCGGCGGTGGGGCTGGGTCCCGGCCGGCGGCGGCCGGGTGACCTGCGACATCACCCCCCCGGCGGCGCGTCGGCCCTTCGCGGGAGGCGACGGCGAGGCGCCGGTCCGGGTGGCCGGCGTGTCGGCTTCCTCCCGCCTTCCCCCGCACGTGCGGGAACGCCAGGCCCGGGCCGCGCGCGAGGCCCTGGAGCGGCGCGGCGTCGAGGCCCGGGTCGAGACGCTGGAAGGCCCCGCCGATTCGCCGGGAAGCCTGGTGTTTCTCTGGGCGTCCGGGGGCGGGCGGTGGGGCGGGGCCACCGCCCTGGGCGCGCGGGGAAAGCCGGCCGAGCGGGTGGGCGCAGAGGCCGCGGCGGCCATGCTGGACTTCCTCGACTCCGGCGCCGACGTGGACCCGCACCTCGCCGACCAGCTCCTCCTGCCCGCCGCAGCGGTCCCGGAGCCGAGCCGGTTCACCGTGGCCCGGGTGACCCGGCATCTCGCCACCCATGCCCAGGTGCTCCGGGAGACCGGCGTGGCCGGGATCGGGTGGCGATCCGTCCCCGGCGGCCTGGTTGCAGTGGAGATTGAACCAAAAATCGGCAAAAAATTAGAAAGATATGATTAA